The nucleotide sequence CGCCGAGGGCCAAAAGGTCAACTTCGAGGCCAAGACCGACAAGATGCGGGGCAAGGTCAGCGCTGAGAATCTCTCGCTGGCTTAAGTCCTCCAGTGCCGTTTCACGGATGTACTGAAACGGCCATGCGACCCGCTCGATCCCTGGATTGAGCGGGTTTTGTCTGTTGCCGAGCAGGGTTAATCATGAGCGCCAAGAGGTCGGCCGAACCGTCACCCGAGAGCATCGCGCGCTCCAACCGTCAACGCTTGGCTGCCCAAGAAGGTGCGCAAGCGATGCTGGACGCCGAAAAGCAGGCTGTCGACCTTCGCAAGAACATGGCGCGGCTTCGCGAGCTCCGCGAAGCCAAGGAAGCGGCCGATGCCACACTTCAGGCGTCGTTGCCGGCCCCGACCCCGACGAAGCGCAAGAAAAAGGCTCTGAAATAGCCCACGACAATATCGCTGACGAACGACGGGAGGGGGCCGATCACATGCCAAAGAGTGCGGGTCGTGCCTAGAATCAAGCCGGACGGTGGTGGCACAATCACTTTCTTTCTCGCGCTCGGCGCGGGCCGGCAAATGTGCCGACTTGCAACGACGTTTCTGACCCAGAAGCAGGCCTTCAGCTATCTTCAGAAGAACCGAACCGAGTTCGAGCGCATCGCGCGGGCGCGGCTCGCTTCCGGGGAGCTCGAGGACGGGATCGTCGTGCTCTCGATGCTCTAGCGTGGGACCGGGCGCCGATTTCGGCACAGCGCCCCTTGGTGCACACCTTGATCGTAACCACGCGCAAAACGCTTCCTATTCGGAGCGGCTGCCTTGCTTGGCCTCACGAGCCAATCGCTCGGCTTTCAACCGCTCGCGGTTCTGCTCGAAGGAATGCTGGGCCTTCGCGTAGTCATTCATCGGCTTCTGCGCTTTGACCGGCTTGAACGCCTTGTCGGCTTCACGCTTGGCGCGATCGGAAGATTGGTCTCTCAACATGTCGGCCTCGATTTGATCAACGAGCGCGGCCCCGGCGAGTGCCGGACGCGACGCATGTCTTGCGCAAGCTGATACGGATCGACGCCCTCCGGATCAGAAGGCGGCCAATTCGTCAGCGTTGGGCGGGTCCTTGCGAGGCGTTCAGTCACTCGCTGTGAAGGCGGCACGCTCGCATTTCCTAGAGCACACCGGTTAAGGGAGCAACGGCCGGCTGCCGCATCGGTTCCTCTGGACCAACCCATAATTTTGCGTCGGATGGTCCGGCGGGTGTGAAGCCTGCCGATTGCGGGACGTTGCTGCCGCCGCCAACGAAAAAGGCCGCCGAAACCGGCGGCCTTTCGCGTCTCAGATGATCGTGCTTACTCAGCGGCCTGCTTCTGCGGCGGGTCGAGCGCGCCGGACTTGTGGATGTCGGCGACCTGGTGATCGCTGAAGCCGAGCACCGAGCGCAGGATCTCGTCGGTGTGCTCGCCGAGCAGCGGGGAGCGCTCCACCTCGCTCGGGGAGTCCGACAGCTTGATCGGGTTGCCGACCGAGATGTACTTGCCGCGGGTGGGGTGGTCGACCTCGACCACGGTGCCGGTCGCACGCAGCGACTGGTCCTCGGCGATCTCCTTCATCGACAGGATCGGGCCGCAGGGGATGTCGTCCTTGTTGAGGATTTCCATCGCCTCGAACTTGGTCTTGGTCATCGTCCACTGCTCGATGCGGGCGAAGATCTCGTTCAGGCGCGGCAGGCGCACGGCCGGCTTGGAATAGTTCGGATCGGTCTTCCAGGTCGGCTCGCCGATCACGTCGCAGATCTTCTCCCAGACCGGGGCCTGGGTGATGAAGTAGATGTAGGCGTTGGGATCGGTTTCCCAGCCTTTGCACTTCAGGATGCGGCCGGGCTGGCCGCCGCCGGAATCGTTGCCGGCGCGCGGCACGGCGTCGCCGAACGGAATGCCTTCGCCGAACTGGCTGTATTCCTTGAGCGGACCATGGGCGAGGCGCTGCTGGTCGCGCAGCTTGACGCGGGCGAGGTTGAGCACGCCGTCCTGCATCGCCGCGGTGACGCGCTGGCCCTTGCCCGAATGCGTGCGCTGATAGAGCGCGGTGACGATGCCGAGCGCGAGGTGCAGGCCGGTGCCAGAGTCGCCGATCTGCGCGCCGGTGACGAGCGGCAGGCCATCGCGGAAGCCGGTGGTGGAGGCGGCGCCGCCCGTGCACTGCGCGACGTTCTCATAGACCTTGCAGTCTTCGTAGGGGCCAGGGCCAAAGCCCTTGATCGAGGCGACGATCATCTTCGGGTTGATCGACTGGATCTTCTCCCAGGGGAAGCCCATGCGGTCGAGCACGCCGGGGCCGAAATTCTCGACCAGCACGTCGCACTTCTTGATCAGCTCGGTGAGGACTTCCTTGCCCTTGGGGTTCTTGGTGTCGAGCGTGATCGAGCGCTTGTTGTGGTTGAGCATGGTGAAATACAGGCTGTCCACGTTGGGGATGTCCTGCAGCTGGCCGCGGGTGATGTCACCCACGCCCGGACGTTCCACCTTGATCACGTCGGCGCCGAACCAGGCCAGCAGCTGCGTGCAGGTCGGTCCCGATTGGACGTGGGTGAAGTCGAGAATGCGAACGCCCTCGAGCGCTTTGGTCATTGTGTTGCTCCGTACTCTGTGTCTGCCCCCGCCAACCGCAGGGATTAAGGGGTTGAAGGGAGGACTTACTTTTTCTTCTGCAGAACGCTCTGCGGATTGAGGTTGCCGATGCGGCCGCTCTCCGAGCCTGCGGCCGGATCGATCACCGCGTTGATGAGCGTCGGCTTGCCCGAGGCCATCGCCTCGTTGACGGCGCGCTTGAGCTCGTCGGGCGAGGTGGCATTCACGCCGACGCCGCCGAAGGCCTCCATCATCTTGTCGTAGCGCGCGCCCTTGACGAACACGGTCGTCGCCGGATCGGCGTTGACGCTGTTCACGTCGGTGCCGCGATAGATGCCGTCATTGTTGAAGATGACGACGCAGATCGGCAAATTGTAGCGGCAGATGGTCTCGACCTCCATGCCGGAGAAGCCGAAGGCCGAGTCGCCTTCCACCGCCAGCACGGGGTGGCCGGTCTCGAGCGCAGCGGCGATCGCCTGGCCCATGCCGATGCCCATCACGCCCCAGGTGCCGACGTCGAGACGCTTGCGCGGGCGGTACATGTCGATGACGCCGCGGGCGAGATCGAGCGTGTTGGCGCCTTCGTTGACCAGGATCGCCTCGGGATGATCCTTGATCACGTTCTTCAGCACGCCGAGCGCGCCGTGATAGTCCATCGGCGATTTGTTGTTCATGAGCTTCGGCGCCATCTTGGCGACGTTCTCTTCGCGCTTGGTCGAGATGGCCTTGGTCCACTCGGCCGGCGGGGCGGTCCAGCCCGAAGCCATGGCCTGGTTGAAGGCCGAGACCACCGAACCGATGTCGCCGACCACGGGCGCGACGATCTCGACGTTCGAATCCATCTCACGCGGCTCGATGTCGACCTGGATGAACTTCTTCGGCGTTTCGCCCCAGCTCTTGCCCTTGCCGTGCGAGAGCAGCCAGTTCAGCCGTGCGCCGATCAGCAGCACGACGTCAGATTCCTTCAGCACGGTCGAGCGGGCAGCACCTGCGCACTGCGGATGGGTGTCGGAGAGGAGGCCCTTGGCCATGCTCATCGGCAGGAAGGGAATGCCGCTCTTCTCGACGAAGGTCTTGATCTCCTCGTCGGCCTGCGCGTAGGCCGCGCCCTTGCCGAGGATGATGAGGGGACGCTTGGCGCCCTTGAGCACGTCGAGCGCGCGCTTGATCGACGCGGGCGAGGGGATCTGTGCGGGAGCAGCATCAATCACCTTGACCAGCGACTTCTGGCCGGCCTCGGCGTTCATCACCTGGCCGAACAGCTTTGCCGGCAGGTCGAGATAGACGCCGCCCGGGCGGCCCGAAACCGCGGCGCGGATGGCGCGAGCGAGACCAATGCCGATGTCCTGGGCGTGCAGCACGCGATAGGCCGCCTTGCACAGCGGCTTGGCAATCGCGAGCTGGTCCATTTCCTCGTAGTCGCCCTGCTGGAGGTCGACGATCTCGCGC is from Bradyrhizobium xenonodulans and encodes:
- a CDS encoding transcriptional regulator, yielding MSAKRSAEPSPESIARSNRQRLAAQEGAQAMLDAEKQAVDLRKNMARLRELREAKEAADATLQASLPAPTPTKRKKKALK
- the frc gene encoding formyl-CoA transferase yields the protein MTKALEGVRILDFTHVQSGPTCTQLLAWFGADVIKVERPGVGDITRGQLQDIPNVDSLYFTMLNHNKRSITLDTKNPKGKEVLTELIKKCDVLVENFGPGVLDRMGFPWEKIQSINPKMIVASIKGFGPGPYEDCKVYENVAQCTGGAASTTGFRDGLPLVTGAQIGDSGTGLHLALGIVTALYQRTHSGKGQRVTAAMQDGVLNLARVKLRDQQRLAHGPLKEYSQFGEGIPFGDAVPRAGNDSGGGQPGRILKCKGWETDPNAYIYFITQAPVWEKICDVIGEPTWKTDPNYSKPAVRLPRLNEIFARIEQWTMTKTKFEAMEILNKDDIPCGPILSMKEIAEDQSLRATGTVVEVDHPTRGKYISVGNPIKLSDSPSEVERSPLLGEHTDEILRSVLGFSDHQVADIHKSGALDPPQKQAAE
- the oxc gene encoding oxalyl-CoA decarboxylase, which encodes MLNTATKSEAPGTEQELTDGFHLVIDALKLNGINTIYNVPGIPITDLGRMAQAEGIRMISFRHEQNAGYAAGIAGYLTKKPGICLTVSAPGFLNGLTALAHATTNCYPMILISGSSEREIVDLQQGDYEEMDQLAIAKPLCKAAYRVLHAQDIGIGLARAIRAAVSGRPGGVYLDLPAKLFGQVMNAEAGQKSLVKVIDAAPAQIPSPASIKRALDVLKGAKRPLIILGKGAAYAQADEEIKTFVEKSGIPFLPMSMAKGLLSDTHPQCAGAARSTVLKESDVVLLIGARLNWLLSHGKGKSWGETPKKFIQVDIEPREMDSNVEIVAPVVGDIGSVVSAFNQAMASGWTAPPAEWTKAISTKREENVAKMAPKLMNNKSPMDYHGALGVLKNVIKDHPEAILVNEGANTLDLARGVIDMYRPRKRLDVGTWGVMGIGMGQAIAAALETGHPVLAVEGDSAFGFSGMEVETICRYNLPICVVIFNNDGIYRGTDVNSVNADPATTVFVKGARYDKMMEAFGGVGVNATSPDELKRAVNEAMASGKPTLINAVIDPAAGSESGRIGNLNPQSVLQKKK